The following proteins are encoded in a genomic region of Aquella oligotrophica:
- a CDS encoding efflux transporter outer membrane subunit, producing MQKNNLLWLIPAITLASCSIFSQPYTKPDLGVPSTWNKSDEDLNMTAINQAESLAELKWWKQFDDPSLNQIIESALLNNNDIKIAMANLANAQGQLKQVQFGWIPNIPVVLGFSQMWAFNNPGYFLGLFPSYTLNIFSQIKAQEQAKHQLEVSKYATDSARLTIIGQAASSYFTLASQKRQLQLTQELLKIYKEREIAYRKQFELGLADAKTVSNAASDVMQTEAQLSTLENNISVSQNALRYLTNQNPGKLDLLTSFDKLNANSIAPGSLPATVLANRPDVRAAEEQLKASNAGVGLAYSNLLPSIQLDDFVAATSPTASGIGNPMGMNMGEAYLNVPLLNPKAYGQIDSSKAQYSKDYYTYEQTVRKALRDVENDLSAHRLYAKRYDDFAHANLSLAQGCNNEIVQFQNGLSNYTAVLECQLGLQQAQIALTQSKLDKLLAIVVLYQDLGGGYAVTTTINQLTK from the coding sequence ATGCAAAAAAATAATTTACTGTGGTTAATTCCAGCAATAACCTTAGCAAGCTGTTCAATATTTAGCCAGCCATACACTAAACCTGATTTGGGAGTACCGAGTACCTGGAATAAAAGTGACGAAGATTTGAATATGACAGCAATAAACCAGGCTGAAAGCTTAGCAGAATTAAAATGGTGGAAGCAATTTGATGACCCGAGTCTAAATCAAATTATTGAAAGTGCTTTACTTAATAATAATGATATTAAGATTGCAATGGCTAATTTAGCCAATGCCCAAGGACAATTAAAACAAGTACAGTTTGGTTGGATTCCGAATATTCCGGTAGTTCTAGGTTTTAGCCAGATGTGGGCATTTAATAATCCTGGGTATTTCCTAGGCTTATTTCCTAGTTATACGCTAAACATATTTAGTCAGATTAAAGCCCAGGAACAAGCTAAACATCAGCTAGAAGTTTCCAAATACGCAACGGATAGCGCCAGACTAACTATAATTGGCCAAGCTGCCAGCAGCTACTTTACTTTAGCTAGCCAGAAACGCCAGTTACAATTAACGCAAGAATTATTAAAAATATATAAAGAGCGTGAAATAGCCTATCGCAAACAATTTGAGCTAGGCTTAGCTGATGCCAAAACAGTATCAAATGCAGCTAGTGATGTAATGCAAACCGAAGCGCAGCTATCAACTTTAGAAAATAATATCTCAGTTAGCCAGAATGCCCTACGCTATCTAACTAACCAAAACCCAGGCAAGCTTGATTTATTAACTTCTTTTGATAAACTAAATGCTAATAGCATAGCTCCAGGTAGCTTACCCGCTACAGTGCTTGCTAACCGCCCAGATGTAAGGGCTGCAGAAGAACAATTAAAAGCCAGCAATGCTGGAGTAGGATTAGCTTATTCAAATTTATTGCCTTCAATCCAATTGGATGATTTCGTAGCGGCTACCTCACCAACAGCTAGTGGAATTGGTAATCCAATGGGCATGAATATGGGGGAAGCTTACTTAAATGTACCGCTACTTAATCCAAAGGCTTATGGGCAAATTGATTCCAGCAAAGCCCAATACTCAAAAGATTACTATACTTATGAACAAACGGTACGAAAAGCTTTACGTGATGTTGAAAATGATTTATCGGCTCATCGCCTTTACGCTAAACGTTATGATGATTTTGCCCATGCCAACCTTAGCTTAGCGCAAGGATGCAATAATGAAATAGTTCAATTTCAAAATGGTTTAAGTAATTATACTGCGGTTTTAGAGTGTCAGCTTGGATTACAACAAGCACAAATTGCTTTAACCCAAAGTAAATTAGATAAATTATTAGCTATCGTGGTTTTATATCAAGATTTAGGTGGAGGTTATGCTGTAACAACCACAATAAATCAATTAACAAAATAA
- a CDS encoding zeta toxin family protein: MFSEIRKHLKPKHIGVYINPDEIEKSFTHTGILDFRDFSLNAVTLEALLSFLKISSFLEELFAKQHFNACNLTDFKIVDDCLHIPIHFRDSYFASIISDFIRTQLMLNGSTLTFESVMSSTDKIHILQKAKELGYRVYLYYISTVDPQINIGRVASRVAMNGHNVAQDKIISRYFKSLENLFDAAKFSYRAYFFDNSENLKLIAQLSIDERTEEFELEFTDETRPDWLQKYFLDKINKNG; encoded by the coding sequence ATGTTTTCAGAAATAAGAAAACATTTAAAGCCAAAACACATTGGTGTTTACATTAACCCCGATGAAATTGAAAAGTCATTTACACACACTGGTATCTTAGATTTTCGCGATTTTAGTTTAAATGCAGTTACTCTTGAAGCCTTGTTGTCATTCCTAAAAATCTCCAGTTTTTTGGAAGAATTGTTTGCTAAACAGCATTTTAATGCTTGTAACTTAACTGATTTTAAAATAGTAGACGATTGTTTACATATACCTATCCATTTTAGAGACTCTTACTTTGCCTCAATTATTTCAGATTTCATTAGGACTCAACTAATGCTGAATGGTAGTACGTTGACTTTTGAAAGCGTAATGAGTTCAACAGATAAAATTCATATTTTGCAAAAAGCAAAAGAGCTTGGTTATAGAGTATATCTTTATTATATTTCAACTGTAGACCCTCAAATAAACATTGGAAGAGTGGCTAGTAGAGTAGCTATGAATGGTCATAATGTAGCACAAGATAAAATTATTTCCCGTTATTTTAAATCATTAGAAAACCTTTTTGATGCTGCTAAATTTAGCTATCGAGCATATTTTTTTGATAATTCTGAAAATTTAAAATTAATAGCTCAATTATCAATTGATGAAAGAACAGAGGAGTTTGAACTTGAATTTACTGATGAAACTAGACCAGATTGGTTACAGAAGTATTTCTTGGATAAAATCAATAAAAATGGTTAG
- a CDS encoding exodeoxyribonuclease VII large subunit, with product MLLNKPLSYLIDLYNGNLSKLVTNAPESQSFLFETTAVIVGIPNKAYKNTLYYKIAEEETNSKDSTISVAIDKQFADFKLSDKVKIIGQFYVGFYNGGLQLNIKAEMMELVDSRLTQQDSISAIDVLKSFPKKRVPFPFSKPLNIALIQPISNTSVQDFMKKLPSEGIYLKNYPTNISSKTAILDCIQSILKDNQNNPYKYNILAVIRGGGDGFEVFDDLDVCRAFANIDMHKIVGLGHEENRCLIEFVSDHAEATPSYLTTYLVHQLDSVVKNKLQTKYYNNKSKTTSVPDNKLETKLNWIIGFLIVLIVIISFKVL from the coding sequence ATGTTATTAAATAAACCTTTAAGCTACCTTATTGATCTCTACAATGGAAATTTATCAAAATTAGTTACTAATGCCCCGGAGTCTCAGTCATTTTTGTTTGAGACTACAGCAGTAATAGTTGGTATCCCCAATAAAGCGTACAAGAATACTCTATACTATAAAATAGCGGAAGAAGAAACAAATAGTAAAGATTCAACAATATCAGTTGCTATTGATAAACAATTTGCTGATTTTAAACTCAGTGATAAAGTAAAAATTATTGGACAGTTTTATGTAGGGTTTTACAATGGAGGATTACAACTAAATATTAAAGCAGAAATGATGGAACTCGTTGATTCAAGGTTAACCCAACAAGATTCCATTAGTGCAATTGATGTTTTAAAATCTTTTCCAAAGAAAAGAGTTCCGTTTCCATTTAGTAAACCGCTGAATATTGCATTAATTCAGCCCATCTCCAACACCTCTGTTCAGGATTTCATGAAGAAACTGCCTAGCGAGGGAATTTATCTAAAGAATTATCCAACTAATATTAGTAGTAAAACAGCAATATTGGACTGTATTCAATCCATTCTTAAAGACAATCAAAATAATCCATATAAATACAACATACTTGCAGTGATTCGGGGCGGTGGTGATGGTTTTGAGGTATTTGATGATTTAGATGTATGTCGAGCTTTTGCCAACATTGATATGCATAAAATAGTTGGTCTTGGGCATGAAGAAAATCGCTGCCTGATTGAGTTTGTTTCAGATCATGCTGAGGCTACCCCCAGCTATCTAACTACTTATCTGGTACATCAACTTGACTCCGTTGTAAAAAACAAATTGCAGACTAAATACTACAATAATAAATCCAAGACAACAAGCGTACCAGATAATAAATTAGAAACCAAGCTAAATTGGATTATTGGATTTTTGATCGTCTTGATTGTTATAATATCTTTTAAGGTGTTATAA
- a CDS encoding conjugal transfer protein TraG N-terminal domain-containing protein, producing MTPIIYTFGGGQYLNSLFESMSMLFDFSQNSALIWLFRTAALLGVIIVVLQAFSVRSATGAAATIDWVYFVRFTLIWFIFIVPRSDVEIQDLTTKATYKVSNAPWSLSIIGWFTSNLGIGLVDIYENVLGGGMNPVERYSGNGLGFGSSYYNVLPHVARFDSKSMEYVSPFISECLIPAVTPLNARWSGMTKNDLLSTPDYEGAISHLNTNFLKNRYVYVGDKSVTCYDLREQLKNSFVPNGDRVINTLGIASWQVINDLDHDFISQATTQSANSLRQAMMINAIQATAQSMAVANNDPSLADALTSAQAQQQQISAWRQGSQFASVGMVWLHIVAECMIYALFPLLCFLFLLPVGWNVIFDYIKVMFWIQVWPIMYAVLNSIIAVYATSKSQALAQAYSGMSLDNFYQISDLNGGVVAAAGYISTLIPVLSWILMQKGAASLSNIAGAFQGSFNGTAENAGKQEALGNMDINRVSVKNTDTAGQSRDGLQTDTHVGTTGSTTNVGGYETVQSRAMDNKIITSVDYAKTAQSQISNMVQSVHQRAGQEAQQWQKMSQTFHNAAVNTSGGHGSSSGTGGGDKNVYAKGAELATDLGVKAEAVAKTGVSILGNEATIGGGVAGSMNTKAAQDYKQALDKYTDFANKHNLSTDNMIGDGFKSAEGLAQNSSKTISDALSVSRAQTTLNSMGDTVKVNGDNAFVQDLMAQGMTGEQINDMQAHNPGQFNQLAQKFAEEKFVPQILGDTTNYSVQGVDAAATDRAIAGHAGRYANNGNIDNYTGKAQAGVDSASRQIETDKKAVSIKHDNQADKFNNHPAQAMGENLTEVAGNAANVVTGDMAGVVKKEAGKVIDKKGTEAAARTQGGGKLDKSGYPNFDK from the coding sequence ATGACACCAATTATTTATACTTTTGGCGGTGGGCAATATCTCAATAGCTTATTTGAGAGTATGTCTATGCTCTTTGACTTTTCTCAAAACAGTGCCTTGATCTGGTTATTTAGAACAGCAGCACTACTAGGCGTTATTATAGTGGTGCTTCAGGCTTTTTCTGTACGTAGTGCTACTGGTGCAGCAGCAACTATTGACTGGGTCTATTTTGTGCGGTTTACCTTAATCTGGTTTATCTTCATAGTACCCAGATCAGATGTAGAAATCCAGGATCTGACAACTAAAGCCACCTATAAGGTAAGTAATGCTCCCTGGTCATTAAGTATTATTGGCTGGTTTACTTCCAATCTGGGAATAGGTCTGGTCGATATTTATGAAAACGTCCTTGGTGGTGGGATGAATCCAGTAGAACGCTATAGCGGCAATGGACTAGGTTTTGGCTCCAGTTATTACAATGTACTACCACATGTGGCCAGATTTGATAGTAAGTCGATGGAATATGTATCACCATTTATCAGTGAATGCCTGATACCTGCAGTTACACCATTAAACGCTCGCTGGAGCGGTATGACCAAAAATGATTTGTTATCAACTCCAGATTATGAGGGAGCAATAAGTCATCTAAATACTAATTTTCTTAAAAACCGTTATGTCTACGTAGGAGATAAGTCAGTAACCTGTTATGACTTGCGGGAACAGTTAAAGAACTCTTTTGTACCTAATGGCGACAGAGTTATAAATACATTGGGTATCGCCAGCTGGCAAGTGATTAATGATCTGGATCATGACTTTATTAGCCAAGCTACTACCCAGTCAGCTAATTCATTACGTCAGGCAATGATGATTAATGCCATTCAGGCTACTGCCCAATCAATGGCTGTCGCTAATAACGATCCATCCCTTGCCGATGCATTAACTTCTGCCCAGGCACAGCAACAACAAATCAGTGCCTGGCGCCAAGGAAGCCAGTTTGCCTCAGTTGGGATGGTTTGGCTGCATATAGTAGCGGAATGTATGATTTATGCCTTGTTTCCATTGCTTTGTTTTCTGTTTCTGCTGCCGGTTGGCTGGAATGTGATATTTGACTATATCAAGGTAATGTTTTGGATTCAAGTGTGGCCAATCATGTATGCAGTATTGAATTCAATTATAGCGGTTTATGCTACCTCAAAGAGCCAGGCACTGGCGCAGGCATACTCTGGTATGTCACTGGATAATTTCTACCAGATCTCGGATTTAAATGGTGGGGTAGTGGCAGCTGCTGGTTATATCTCTACGCTAATACCGGTTTTATCCTGGATACTAATGCAAAAAGGAGCTGCATCCTTATCCAATATTGCTGGAGCATTCCAGGGGTCATTTAACGGTACCGCAGAAAATGCTGGTAAACAGGAAGCGCTGGGAAATATGGACATTAATCGGGTAAGCGTGAAAAACACCGATACGGCCGGACAAAGTCGTGACGGATTACAAACAGATACACATGTTGGCACAACTGGTAGTACCACCAACGTAGGTGGATATGAAACGGTTCAATCCAGAGCAATGGATAACAAGATCATCACATCTGTTGATTATGCTAAAACTGCACAAAGTCAAATCTCCAATATGGTGCAATCAGTTCATCAAAGAGCCGGGCAGGAAGCACAGCAATGGCAGAAGATGTCTCAAACATTCCATAATGCTGCTGTAAATACAAGTGGAGGGCATGGCAGTAGTAGTGGTACTGGTGGCGGTGATAAAAATGTTTATGCAAAAGGAGCCGAGCTAGCAACCGATCTTGGAGTTAAGGCAGAAGCAGTAGCAAAAACTGGGGTTTCGATTCTTGGAAATGAAGCTACAATTGGTGGTGGTGTTGCAGGAAGCATGAATACCAAAGCAGCACAAGACTACAAACAAGCCTTGGATAAATATACTGACTTTGCCAATAAACATAACCTGTCAACTGATAATATGATTGGCGATGGTTTTAAATCAGCAGAAGGTCTTGCCCAGAACTCATCCAAAACTATTAGTGATGCTCTAAGTGTTAGTAGAGCACAAACCACGCTTAACTCTATGGGGGATACTGTTAAAGTTAATGGAGATAATGCCTTCGTTCAGGATCTGATGGCGCAAGGTATGACTGGCGAGCAGATTAACGATATGCAGGCACATAACCCTGGGCAATTCAACCAATTGGCGCAAAAATTTGCTGAAGAGAAATTTGTGCCACAAATATTGGGTGATACGACTAACTATAGTGTCCAGGGAGTAGATGCGGCTGCTACTGATAGAGCCATTGCTGGGCATGCCGGAAGATATGCCAATAATGGTAACATTGATAATTATACTGGCAAGGCTCAGGCTGGGGTTGATAGTGCAAGTCGGCAAATTGAGACAGATAAAAAAGCTGTATCTATCAAACATGATAATCAGGCAGATAAGTTCAATAATCATCCGGCACAAGCAATGGGTGAAAACCTAACTGAAGTTGCTGGTAATGCTGCAAATGTTGTAACTGGGGATATGGCTGGGGTTGTAAAAAAAGAAGCAGGTAAAGTTATCGACAAGAAAGGTACGGAAGCTGCTGCCCGAACTCAGGGTGGAGGAAAACTTGATAAAAGCGGTTATCCAAATTTTGATAAATAG
- a CDS encoding conjugal transfer protein TraH: protein MKKLCLLLALGGAVNLANADIGSGLTDYYNSLQANSKIERPSYYTTNGFTAGGYYQRGANVDLTMGYITPPSLKGGCGNIDFNMGAFSFINGDQIVNALKAIGQNAKALLFTEAIEITSASLAGNMKHWIDEMNKWLSVLKNSCQASSTLMGGVNKSVGLCQNAARFNGSLSDENTVQSTCQTYDQGAKAWNDLFGSTTDEAKNAKAAAAAQIALQGGILQNILSDYFDKMGKSNQMQQDLGNLVLSIVGDVYIPPLDKNGDNGKGLGSPVSIYPPLKIDTLLSYTTSDITDQAANVQGSVFNCDFTWDKDNYRAKNDCFIVPKNYKTDNAKSVTAMQTLIYNKITKLHTSLLSDTGQITDADLTVLTISDAPIFQLMQAGVDSGLDSTVYPIVLKYMDYAIHKIYYNIVDTVYKETATQITALSASADEAQIAALSGIKDQLKVVRSDIDAQLQKDQERNKLDPMELMQRLAMIRGIILKNVSPNLQEKLVYSGTTLRN from the coding sequence ATGAAAAAACTATGTTTATTACTGGCTTTAGGTGGGGCAGTTAATCTGGCCAATGCTGATATTGGTAGTGGGTTAACTGATTATTATAATTCATTACAGGCAAATAGCAAGATCGAACGCCCAAGCTATTATACTACGAATGGGTTTACTGCTGGCGGCTATTATCAGCGTGGAGCCAATGTAGATCTAACTATGGGCTATATTACGCCACCAAGCTTAAAGGGAGGTTGTGGCAATATCGATTTTAATATGGGAGCATTCTCGTTTATTAATGGTGACCAGATTGTTAATGCCTTAAAAGCAATTGGCCAGAATGCTAAAGCTTTACTGTTTACTGAAGCAATCGAGATTACATCAGCCTCTCTGGCTGGAAATATGAAACACTGGATTGATGAAATGAACAAATGGCTAAGTGTGCTTAAAAATTCCTGTCAGGCTTCGAGCACCCTAATGGGCGGAGTAAATAAATCAGTCGGGCTATGTCAGAATGCTGCCCGGTTCAATGGTTCTCTTTCAGATGAGAATACTGTGCAGTCTACCTGTCAGACATATGATCAGGGAGCTAAAGCCTGGAATGACCTGTTTGGTTCAACAACTGATGAAGCTAAAAATGCCAAAGCGGCAGCTGCTGCACAAATTGCGCTTCAGGGTGGAATACTGCAGAATATTCTCTCTGATTATTTTGATAAGATGGGTAAATCTAACCAGATGCAGCAGGATCTGGGTAACCTGGTATTAAGCATCGTAGGGGATGTGTATATTCCTCCACTGGATAAGAATGGCGATAATGGCAAAGGGCTTGGATCGCCAGTATCCATTTACCCACCATTAAAAATAGATACATTACTAAGTTATACTACATCTGATATTACGGATCAGGCGGCCAATGTTCAGGGATCAGTGTTTAATTGCGATTTTACCTGGGATAAGGATAATTATAGAGCTAAAAATGATTGCTTTATAGTACCCAAGAATTATAAAACCGATAATGCTAAATCAGTAACGGCAATGCAAACATTAATTTACAACAAGATTACTAAATTACACACTTCGTTGTTAAGTGACACCGGACAGATTACTGATGCTGATTTAACTGTACTAACCATTTCTGATGCTCCAATATTCCAGCTAATGCAGGCAGGAGTTGATTCTGGGCTTGATTCAACAGTCTATCCGATTGTCCTTAAATATATGGATTATGCGATCCATAAGATTTACTATAACATCGTTGATACCGTTTATAAGGAAACCGCAACCCAGATAACTGCATTATCAGCAAGTGCAGACGAAGCCCAGATTGCTGCCTTATCCGGTATTAAAGATCAGTTAAAAGTTGTACGAAGTGATATAGATGCCCAGCTCCAGAAAGATCAGGAACGCAATAAACTGGATCCAATGGAGCTAATGCAAAGACTGGCAATGATTCGCGGGATAATACTTAAAAATGTATCGCCCAATCTTCAGGAAAAACTGGTTTACTCCGGAACAACATTAAGAAACTAA
- the traF gene encoding conjugal transfer protein TraF has protein sequence MRKRQSNRWCSYAIILSLATAANAGIFNDASRGWFFYESKPVIESIPVESKPVPQITPGEKATQELELLQKQLKEASALALLYPTPENVWNYQQLKTKIYDMSGILTDQQVRNDWSRPDSYSANNPTGGEGLEISRKEQNACSAELIRQSGFTYGLYLFTSANCKYCDAQINVLKKVSSTYGVSAMVVGFDAYRSANLGDLPFGEDKGIMSRKFNIVNEGKPVTVMFNIKTGQSQVLGYGYIPLDQVNNRICRLYTKQLGEF, from the coding sequence ATGCGAAAAAGACAATCGAATCGTTGGTGCAGCTACGCCATTATTTTAAGCCTGGCTACAGCAGCTAATGCTGGAATCTTTAATGATGCCAGCCGTGGCTGGTTTTTTTATGAATCAAAGCCAGTTATTGAAAGCATTCCGGTAGAAAGTAAACCAGTTCCGCAAATAACACCTGGCGAGAAAGCTACCCAGGAACTTGAGCTACTCCAGAAGCAATTAAAGGAAGCCAGTGCGCTGGCTTTACTTTATCCCACCCCTGAAAATGTATGGAACTATCAGCAGTTAAAAACAAAAATATACGATATGAGTGGTATTTTAACAGATCAGCAGGTACGCAATGACTGGAGTCGTCCAGATTCTTACTCAGCCAATAATCCTACCGGGGGTGAGGGGCTGGAAATTAGCCGTAAAGAACAAAATGCCTGTTCTGCAGAGTTAATCCGCCAGTCAGGCTTTACTTATGGATTGTATCTGTTTACTTCTGCTAACTGCAAGTATTGCGATGCCCAGATTAATGTACTCAAGAAAGTTAGCTCTACTTATGGAGTAAGTGCAATGGTTGTTGGTTTTGATGCTTATCGATCGGCAAATCTGGGTGATTTACCATTTGGTGAAGATAAAGGAATCATGTCCAGGAAATTTAACATTGTCAATGAGGGTAAGCCGGTAACAGTAATGTTTAACATCAAAACAGGGCAAAGCCAGGTGCTTGGATATGGCTATATTCCACTTGATCAGGTTAATAACCGGATTTGTCGTTTATATACCAAACAGCTAGGGGAATTCTAA
- a CDS encoding S26 family signal peptidase — translation MKSITLVKNSLDKLNSKQQSILANGLILFAMLATLLFISKFWFLRTHGFVLNVTSSLPQRLWLVDYSHKEEFSRGDYFTFLAPKDVNLTTKSTPLVKKIVGVAGDRVEIKGSTLYINQQIMGHIWTETLPSHHKLYPIASQIIDRGCYFAWTPDLFSYDSRYTDIGIICEKDNRIVGAATPLF, via the coding sequence ATGAAATCTATAACCTTGGTAAAAAATAGCCTCGATAAGCTAAACAGCAAGCAGCAGTCAATATTGGCTAATGGTCTGATATTGTTTGCCATGCTCGCAACCTTATTATTTATTTCCAAATTCTGGTTTTTACGAACACATGGATTTGTACTAAACGTAACCTCATCATTGCCACAGCGCTTATGGCTGGTTGATTACAGCCATAAAGAGGAGTTTAGTCGTGGAGATTACTTTACCTTTCTGGCTCCCAAGGATGTAAATCTGACTACAAAAAGCACACCATTAGTTAAAAAAATAGTTGGAGTGGCTGGTGATAGAGTAGAGATCAAAGGCTCAACTTTATACATTAATCAGCAAATAATGGGACATATCTGGACAGAAACCCTGCCATCTCATCATAAGCTATATCCAATAGCTTCTCAGATCATTGACAGGGGCTGTTATTTTGCGTGGACTCCAGATTTATTTAGTTATGACAGTCGATATACTGATATAGGAATAATATGCGAAAAAGACAATCGAATCGTTGGTGCAGCTACGCCATTATTTTAA